Within the Montipora foliosa isolate CH-2021 chromosome 11, ASM3666993v2, whole genome shotgun sequence genome, the region GTATTGGAGAATTACGGTAAAGACGAACGTATTACCAAACTAGTTAACACTACTGATATATACATTATGCCCTCTTTGAATCCTGATGGATTTGATGTCTCAAGAAAAGGAGATTGCAGAGGAGGACAAGGACGTAATAATCGCAACGGCGTTGATCTTAATCGTGATTTTCCTGATCAGTTTAATAAATGGAATAGTTACAAACTTAGTTCAGCGCAACCGGAAACAAGAGCAATGATCAAATGGATTGTTGAAAATCCGTTTGTGTTATCAGCAAATTTACATGGAGGGGCATTGGTAGCCAGTTATCCCTTTGACAGCAATAAAGATCATTGGCTCACCGGCTCATACAGTGCATCACCAGATGACAAAGTGTTCAGACACTTAGCCACCACATATGCCAAAAATCATAGAACTATGAGCACTAGTCAAGAGTGCAATCAGGGATTTGTGAACGGCATTACCAATGGTGCCTTCTGGTACGATGTTGTTGGGGGAATGCAAGATGTTAACTATCTTATAagtaactgctttgaaatcacACTTGAATTATCCTGTTGTAAGTACCCACATCGCCGCTATTTGCTGCCTGAATGGGAAAACAATCGTAATGCCCTTTTGGCTTATTTGGAGGAGGTGCATAGGGGTATCAAAGGGTTTGTAAGGAATAATAGAGGAGTTGGTTTGCAAAATGCAGTTATTCATGTGCACGGGATTGATCATAATGTGACAACAGCATCACATGGTGACTTTTGGAGAATTTTACTACCAGGAATCTATACCGTCACTGCTATTGCATCAGGTTACAGAAGCAAAACACTTAGGTATGTCCGTGTCACCTCTGATGAGGCTACAGAGTTAGAGTTTGTTCTGGAGAATGTTGACAGTGAAAATGGCAATGATGTGATGAGGTTAAATGCTCGTTATGTTCCATGGCTCAGGAGGCCAATACATTTAAGCAAGCGAGACTTAAGCTCAAATCTACAAGCACTAGATCCAAGTGGGAGATTTCCTATTTCAAGCATTCCTACTATGGCTAAAGAGTTCAACAACGTTGTCACACAATGGGAAAAGCCAAGAATCTTTCAACATCATAACTACAATGACATGACAACCTTTCTTCAGACAATCACAAATTTATACCCAAACATTACCAGACTGTATTCTGTAGGCAAGTCTGTTCAGAACAGGGAACTCTGGGTCATAGAAATCACTGACAACCCAGGAATTCATGAGCCAGGGGAGCCTGAGTTTAAGTATATAGGAAACATGCATGGTGATGAGGTAGTAGGGCGAGAGACTCTTCTGCTTTTGATTCAGTCTCTCTGCCAGAACTATCAAAAAGTTTCTGCAATAACAGCACTCATAGATTACACTCGCATTCATATTCTGCCGTCAATGAACCCTGATGGTTATGAAATGGCCACAGAAGGACAAGCCTCTGGTCCTGGTCGTGAAAATGCAAGAAACGTGGACTTGAATCGGAATTTCCCAGATCAGTTTTTTCCTAACCTCAACCCCATTCATGAGCCTGAAACTGCTGCTGTTATGACATGGATCAATTCAATCCCATTTGTTTTATCAGCTAACCTTCATGGGGGATCCATTGTTGCCAACTATCCTTTTGACAATACACTAACAGGTATAAGAGGCTACAGCCGTAGTCCTGATGATGCTATCTTTCGTCAGTTAGCACTCTCATACTCAAAAGCAAATCCAAAAATGGCAGGAGGTAGGCCTTGCCCTGAATATCCAGACGAATACTTTAGGGATGGTATCACTAATGGGGCAGAATGGTACATAGTGAAAGGTGGCATGCAGGATTATAATTATGTCCATTCAAACTGCTTTGAACTCACCATAGAAATGAGCTGTAAAAAGTTTCCAGTCAAATCAACACTGCAGACATACTGGGACAACAACAAAGTTTCTCTTTTGACATTTATGTCTCAAGTGCATACTGGTATCAAAGGATTTGTCAGAAATGAGGCAGGAGAAGGGATAAGCCATGCAACGATTTCTGTATATGGCATCCACCATGACATTTATTCAGCTAGTGATGGTGATTATTGGAGACTTGTTGTTCCTGGGAACTACTCTGTTAGTGTTCATGCTTTAGGGTACATTTCTGGCACtaaaagtgttgtagtgtcctCTGGACTCGCTACACCATTGGATTTTGTGTTAAGACAGATAATCCCATCCACTGTTGAGATGTCCACACAGTCACCCACTACTCCTCTAAAACTGTTTCCTGTTGAGAAACCAGATGTAACAGATTACTCTCTGAAAACTTCCCCTGCTCCAACATCTATTAATTCTCTTGAACAAAGTCCAGTTGAGGAAACATCATCGAGCAAAATCTCAGAGGCCACGTATTCACTTTCAACAGTCAGTACATCAGGTTAGTACGACTCTATGGTGATTTTCAATGTTGTGATTTAGGACCAGTAGCCATGACTTGACATATCTTATGGTCCCCTTCACTTTGATGACTTGGATAGGAAGAAGATtgcaaaagaaaagataaagaaaaacaagagatACTGTTTGGGCGGTCAGTGTTTGATTAAAACCTTAAAACAAGTGTTGGATCTGACCTAAGAAAGTATAGATCTAAATTTTCAGCAAAGTACTGTTCGCCTTCATCAGAGTAAAATGGCGAGATGAATAATTAAAAGAGCTTTAAAAGAGCCAGCGTCTCCCTAAGGCCTATTTGCCTTTTATTGTGCCCCTTTTAATTATTCATCTCGTCATTTTACTCTGATGAGGGCAAACAGTACATTGCTCTATACTTTTTTAGGTCAGATCCAACACTTTTTGAAGGTGTTTGCTcggaggcagtgcggcccagtggttaggacgcttgccttgagatctggagttCCCAGGCTCGAGACatgttctgaccactcattgaatttgttcctggaaATCTCTGGttcatgtatgtatgtatgtatgtgatATGGCCAAATTTAATGTTATGTGGAGCACATGATTTTATGCAAACTTGTTTTATATGCAGAAAAGCTGAGTAATCAGTCAGTACATCATCAGTACTAATGCAAATACAAATACTTCTGGTGTTGTTCATTTTCTTGTCCCTGTCTCCTTGACAAAGATCCTTAGAATTTAAATGGATGTGCTTACCATAATTATAGCTTTATAGAGAGCTGCTTTTGCATGAGTGTTTCTACCAGCCAGATTGAACTAATATGAGTCTGGTTTCTTATTTTGAAGGTTATTTCAGAAAGTCCAGAATACTTTAATATTACTAGAGTCCTTAATAGTTACTTTACTTTTTGTCTTGATACTCTTTTTTAGAATATGTGCCACAGTTTACTTACCATAATTACCATCAGATGCAGTCTTTTCTTCAAGAACATGCCAGTAAATATGCAAGTATAACCAAACTGAAATCCATTGGAACAAGTCGCCTTGGAAAAACAATTTACTCTCTTGTAATAACAGCAGAGGCTTCTCAGGAGAATCCACTGTTACCTCGTGTTGGTCTTATTGGCAGCTTACAGGGTACAGACATAACAGGCAAAGAGCTGCTTTTAAAGTTGATAGAGTTCTTGTGTGGTGCTTATGAACAGAGAGATGAAAGGATAACAAGCCTTCTTCAAACCACAGTTATTCACATTGTGCCAGCACTTGATGTCGACGGAAATGAGAATGCAACCAAAGGGGACTGTGAAGGGCATCTGTTACCAAGAGATGACTTGTCAACAAGCTTTTACTTCGACCAGTCCAACAAAGAAAAGGGGTCAATGCCAACCAGCAATGCTGAGGTAAGTTTAGAAAGCCCAGCATCTCCAATTGCCTTGCATATAATTGTCTGTTGTATTTCTCATGTCACTTTTTATGCAATAGCTCTTGTTAACTTAAGTCATACTTGGCCATGGGTATGGCCTTATTGGTGGTTATCATCGAGTGTGACTTGTTACGCTCACTAACAGCAACATATAATGTGGATTGAAGACAGGATTTAATAAAAAGCTAAGCTTCAACATATTCTTGAATTCACCACTTACCAGAGTGCACTGCACCATGAACAACCTAAATAAACAATTTAACTAAAAAGTAAATAATGCGGATGTTATGACCCTGCTTGGTTTCACTGATAAAGTGAGTGGTGTCATTCATCTTCTTTTTAACTGCTCAACAACATACCGAAATAAACAACGAGGACATCACGACCCCGCTAAGCTTTCGATGATAAAGGTGAGTGCAGGATGCATTATTCTACAGCCATTTGTGGATGGGTTccatgacatacatgtacatgtatttgagttaaattttggcttttttgtGCATATACAATAATTGATTTTAGACTAATCTGAAGGATAcataatacatgtatgtgaacGTTTTGTGAATTTAGCCAAATTTTAAGTTGCATTATTCACTTTCTTGCAGATGTCAATTCTGACACATGAATTCTGAGCTTAGAATTTCATTGTGTGACGTAACTTACACCTCCTTGTTCGAATCTAGAATTACACTGTATTAGAAGAACTGTAATGAAATCATCATTAGTCAAATTCAGAATGATTAGAAAAACTATGATAAAGCCAACCATAATCAATAATGACTTATGTTTAATAAGCTTGCCATGTGCTTCAAGCCATAGCATTTTCACACCTCATGATGGGCTGTGTCCTCGTCCTTATTCTACAGACATTTCTTGAGTACCAGGACAAATTTTAAGTTTTGCCTCTTTCTGCAGACAATTTAGACGTCTAAAAATGGTTCAATTTATATTGCGTTTTACCCTCTTTTAAAGTGCTAGTACGACCAAAAgtcaataattattcttttttttgtatttcagaAATATGATAACTAAACCCTAAGTGACCTActttttaagccttgatttaaaaaagactcCTGTTTGTTTTTGCTGGAATTTTCCTAtgtaatggtctgccattacttaaactttaaaatcttgagagaactGGATTGAGGAGACAATAACGTCAAAGACTCctcagtttaagaatgcaatgcatgtgtacgcggctgaattaatatgcagtcCAGGAGTTTAAGGCTTTTAGACTcctaaactcgtgttttgcatataataAGCTGCCTTTACACGCTGatattttaagctagtgagtgaaggatgtcacttttccctggaccCAACCCTCTGAGTttcaatcggtcagttttgaatgtgagttaTGGTGGACCATCAAATCCAAAATTATTTAcaatcaaagtaaacagcctttgggtaaaaatcaaatccctcaaaattttgccaatctGGTGTTAatcaaacacactttcaaaatctgaagaaaaagagtGAGCGATTTTTTTATCAGTGGTACTAAAGAGTTCAGTATGGTCAGGCATCTCACCATGACTCACTCCACAATGTAgcaatgaaagggttaaatatACAGTATAATGTTCTATAAAACATAGCAGTAAACTGACATACTTGTATTagagactttaagatctactacGGCGATGTCTACGAAAACatcacttcaaaatgtaactttgcaatatcgtaagtcttttgcggttatttcatctcgttcactTGGTTCAATGTGTGCGAATTATCCTAACATTGAATTTATACACGCGGTTAGAGAATAAAAATACGGAATGAAAGATTTGCATTTGTACGCTCACATTGtagttaaaacctcaaatttggtgatttcacattgttgttCTGCAGAGTACAGCAATAAAATGTGTGCCGCGTATGCAGCATGATTCTTTTTCCACTTTTACCCAAggatgttcttgttttgtggcattgTCATAGCCGTAtctgtcgtttcttaaactccctattccCTCAACACTGGAAACTAAAGTAAGTTCCACTGACTTCAtgacactgtttctatggtcaCCAATGATAAAGGATGTCACTATCAGCAAAATGTACCGCAAATTTACTGTCTGTTAGCTGCAGTAATTTTCTCTGTAACAAACAGTTAGATGTAAGTCAAGTTATGGAAAATGTTTGACATTCTGCCTTTGAATTTTTCTTCAGTCTGCTGCTGGCGAGCCCCAAGAGGTGCAATATGTTAAAGCTTGGTTGAAAACTAACAATTTTTCACTTTTGGCTGACTTCAGTGGAGGAGAAATAGGGGCAAGGTGAGCTTTTCATCTTTCCAACCAGGTCATGCTCCCCAGGTCATGCTCGGTGAGCCCGGTAAATGAATGGCATAATATTGAAGAGATTTCAATTTTACTGTtgatcatcattattatttggcaATTTTAGCTTGGTCATCTCTAAAAGTGATTTACCTATGGACGATGGAACACTTTTTTTAGTTTACAGAAAATATAAAATGTGTGAAAGCCCAAAGTAATAAATTTGTTATTCTatatattgtacatgtacatcatgaCATGACATCAATACAACTGGCTCTAGTTATGGAAAGGGCAGATAACATGAtctggtggataagtcactgtacAAAGATTTCAGCATTCTCCCAGGTAACTACTGGTATGAGTATGCACGCTCCAAGCATAATGAAGTACAGCTGTAAAGGCGTGAATAGATACCTTGGTCAGTATTTAATATGGAGTATATGTTATATTCTgaatagtgacttatccactgtataaataattatttatccaGCCTTTGAGCAACTAAACATGGCTTCCAAttactggtacatgtacatgagtgCGTAGGTTCGATTAAATATTGGTGGTATCACTTGCATTGTGCTTGTTCCTTTGATCCGACTAGACAGCCAagattcattttgtttttttctgtactGCCAGCCATTATATATTGTTAGAAATGAGACGTTTTTGTTTCATCCCCAATACAGCATTTAAGATCAGAATTGAAAAGAGATTAAAGCCAACAAATCTAGCTGTTATGATGCATTTTTCCATTGGTTTGTTTGACAGGTATCCCACTAGTGTTTGCAACAGTGGAACTGCAAAAGGTCAAGTGACATTGAATAAAGCTTTATTTGAAGAGCTTGCTTTGACTTACTCCAGCAAGCACCCGATAATGCACCTTGGACAAGACTGTAACAAATCTGCTGCTAGGTTCACTGATGGAATTGTTGGTTGTTCCCAATCGAAAGAAGTTCATTACACAATGCAAGATTATGCCTTTTTCACTCTAGATATACCGcaactttctttctttatttcttgctGTAAGTACCCTCCTGCTAAGGAACTGCAGAGAATCTGGATGGCCAATCGTGAACCACTCTTAGCATTCTTATCAAAATCTCATGAAGCTGTTCAAGGTGTTATTCACACACTGGATCACAGACCCATTAACACTTCTACAGTGACTGTTGAAAGCCAAGGCACGGCCATTGTACTCGAGCAACATGGTAGCTCAAGTTTCTACCAGCTTTTGGCCAAAGGAAAATACAAGATTACAGCTCATGCTCCAGGCTACTCAAGTGTCACTAAAGAAGTGACAATCCATAATGGCTCACAAGCGAATGTTATGTTTAATTTACATGAAAAACCAAAGTTCTCTCATCATAAATACGCAGCAATGGAAAGCTTTTTAAGAAATATTGCTTCAAGGTGTCCTAATATTACTCGGCTATACAGCATTGGACAAACTGTGCAGTACCGTAGCATATGGGTTATGGAGATATCCGATAATCCAGGAATTCATGAACCTGGTGAACCCGAATTTAGATACGTGGGTGGAGTATATGGGAATGAAGCAGTGGGAAAGGAAATGTTATTACTCATGATTCAACATCTTTGCTTAAGTTATGGTAAAGATGACTTGGTGACAAGGCTTGTGAAGTCAACCCGTATTCATATTCTTCCTGCACTTAATGCTGATGGATTTGAAGCAGCAACAGAAGGCAACTGTATGTCTGATAAGGGAAGAAATAATGCAAGAGGCATGGATTTGAACTCCGATTTTCCAGGTACATTGTACAATGGGTAGTCTATGGAGGCATGTGTCATGTAAAATAATTTATCTATAGTTTCTCTATAGTTCACCAACACAACATTTAAATTGAAGGAACAATGTATTAAAGACATATATTTGAACTGAGGGAATGAAACAAGttaaatagcccatttccgagttgctgcatgcctcagtttcaaagcgagtgcTCGTgctcaaccattcaaatggaaaaaTGAGTTGCTtattctcatgcaaatcaaactcatttccatttcaatagttgagcaccaagactcacttcgaaaccgagacaaacagcaactcggaaatggcctattgacatCATCGCAGTTATCAGTGCTACTttagcagaaacgaaaggaaagcctgaaaaattcaggcttgaacgGGAATCGAACCgttgacctctgcgatgccgatgaAGTGCTCTCAGCTACAGTCTTTTACAGTCATTGAGCTTCTgtcttttaacttgttttcaagggaacaaaaagaaaaataactttgagGTTTGACTAattaaattctctccgttcttgagatacaaagggaatggtgacacccgaaaatggcccgtaaagtttcgggactttcgagaaacgggcccctgtcTGGAACTGGGAACTGTTCGTTTTTTGTGAGTATGTAACTGAACCCGTCGATCGGATGATATTCTCCCAGTTGActtgatagctcaattggtagaTCAGCAGTGCACCGATATCGCagaggtcctgggttcgaatcccgttcgaGCCTGACTTTTGGGTGACGTAGCAGCTTTCGTAACGTatgatgtgattggctcgctacccCCAGCcagccaaaaacaaaagtccaaacaattgaaacaattcctcagacttaaaaacaatggaAGCTGCtcacaataccaaacaatagcatgTTACGAGAGCTGCTGCACTACTGTGAATTTTTCAGTCCTTCCTTTCTTTACTTCTAAAGTAGTGTTCATAACTGGCGTTAACTACGATTAAGTCATTTCTTGCTTAAAGATACCTTTATTCTGTAGTTTCAATTCGATTCAGATcaggggcccatttctcgaaagtcccgaaaagccatctgtgaaattgccaaccgcttgttttggaaacccgatcttttaacatgttttcaaggtaacaaaaagaaaaataactgtgaggtttgacgaattaaattctctccgttcttgagatacaaaaggaatagtgacacccgaaaatggcccgtaaagtttcgggactttcgagaaacgggcccatGTCTGTTCGGTTCAA harbors:
- the LOC137974958 gene encoding carboxypeptidase D-like, giving the protein MAAKEFLLIVLASVLAIIGQVQPKKPCNLKQKIRVRALLRRGYINNDHLECLLRSFKDQHSDIAELHTIGRSGRNRELWALRITDKPGEREPGEPMFKYVANMHGNEVIGRQMLIYFIAYVLENYGKDERITKLVNTTDIYIMPSLNPDGFDVSRKGDCRGGQGRNNRNGVDLNRDFPDQFNKWNSYKLSSAQPETRAMIKWIVENPFVLSANLHGGALVASYPFDSNKDHWLTGSYSASPDDKVFRHLATTYAKNHRTMSTSQECNQGFVNGITNGAFWYDVVGGMQDVNYLISNCFEITLELSCCKYPHRRYLLPEWENNRNALLAYLEEVHRGIKGFVRNNRGVGLQNAVIHVHGIDHNVTTASHGDFWRILLPGIYTVTAIASGYRSKTLRYVRVTSDEATELEFVLENVDSENGNDVMRLNARYVPWLRRPIHLSKRDLSSNLQALDPSGRFPISSIPTMAKEFNNVVTQWEKPRIFQHHNYNDMTTFLQTITNLYPNITRLYSVGKSVQNRELWVIEITDNPGIHEPGEPEFKYIGNMHGDEVVGRETLLLLIQSLCQNYQKVSAITALIDYTRIHILPSMNPDGYEMATEGQASGPGRENARNVDLNRNFPDQFFPNLNPIHEPETAAVMTWINSIPFVLSANLHGGSIVANYPFDNTLTGIRGYSRSPDDAIFRQLALSYSKANPKMAGGRPCPEYPDEYFRDGITNGAEWYIVKGGMQDYNYVHSNCFELTIEMSCKKFPVKSTLQTYWDNNKVSLLTFMSQVHTGIKGFVRNEAGEGISHATISVYGIHHDIYSASDGDYWRLVVPGNYSVSVHALGYISGTKSVVVSSGLATPLDFVLRQIIPSTVEMSTQSPTTPLKLFPVEKPDVTDYSLKTSPAPTSINSLEQSPVEETSSSKISEATYSLSTVSTSEYVPQFTYHNYHQMQSFLQEHASKYASITKLKSIGTSRLGKTIYSLVITAEASQENPLLPRVGLIGSLQGTDITGKELLLKLIEFLCGAYEQRDERITSLLQTTVIHIVPALDVDGNENATKGDCEGHLLPRDDLSTSFYFDQSNKEKGSMPTSNAESAAGEPQEVQYVKAWLKTNNFSLLADFSGGEIGARYPTSVCNSGTAKGQVTLNKALFEELALTYSSKHPIMHLGQDCNKSAARFTDGIVGCSQSKEVHYTMQDYAFFTLDIPQLSFFISCCKYPPAKELQRIWMANREPLLAFLSKSHEAVQGVIHTLDHRPINTSTVTVESQGTAIVLEQHGSSSFYQLLAKGKYKITAHAPGYSSVTKEVTIHNGSQANVMFNLHEKPKFSHHKYAAMESFLRNIASRCPNITRLYSIGQTVQYRSIWVMEISDNPGIHEPGEPEFRYVGGVYGNEAVGKEMLLLMIQHLCLSYGKDDLVTRLVKSTRIHILPALNADGFEAATEGNCMSDKGRNNARGMDLNSDFPGLYDSTRKTFEAETNAIMKWIKNYPFVLSATLHGGSLVAHYPYDANPQGHSVSNPTPDDDVFRYLATSYANSHPSMHYGKPLCPGLSVREEFPNGITNGAAWHSKSGSMKDYIYENSNCFEIAIHMGCCKYPFAQDLDHQWKEHKNPLFFFMFQVHRGIKGFVHDESGSPIPNAVISVKDRYHDVTTASSGDFWRLLTPGNYDVTASALGRKDVTLNVQVHPNEPATHLQFTLRKQSIALGLPAAVMAGIVVMVAIIVIVVVAGLWRLARYRRQLSVRRNGYVMDYDHERSLNSFNSKALLSTEYSDDTDDDEEDRIFECVKR